One Rattus norvegicus strain BN/NHsdMcwi chromosome 18, GRCr8, whole genome shotgun sequence DNA segment encodes these proteins:
- the Aqp4 gene encoding aquaporin-4 isoform X2, protein MSRLQRVLEGGWPFPGPPLLGAVLPQQGLFPTHPAPFTSCSVPSSFFPIKPQKTAPVIAPCPSATWLQPWTAGEFRSDCPHSFSIKCGPPCSRESIMVAFKGVWTQAFWKAVTAEFLAMLIFVLLSVGSTINWGGSENPLPVDMVLISLCFGLSIATMVQCFGHISGGHINPAVTVAMVCTRKISIAKSVFYITAQCLGAIIGAGILYLVTPPSVVGGLGVTTVHGNLTAGHGLLVELIITFQLVFTIFASCDSKRTDVTGSVALAIGFSVAIGHLFAINYTGASMNPARSFGPAVIMGNWENHWIYWVGPIIGAVLAGALYEYVFCPDVELKRRLKEAFSKAAQQTKGSYMEVEDNRSQVETEDLILKPGVVHVIDIDRGDEKKGKDSSGEVLSSV, encoded by the exons atgagcagGTTACAAAGGGTGCTGGAGGGAGGCTGGCCTTTTCCAGGACCGCCTCTCCTGGGTGCTGTGCTACCACAGCAGGGACTGTTTCCTACCCACCCAGCTCCCTTCACTTCCTGCTCGGtcccctcctctttttttcctATCAAACCCCAGAAGACAGCACCTGTGATAGCACCTTGCCCCTCTGCCACCTGGCTACAACCCTGGACAGCTGGTGAGTTCCGAAGTGACTGTCCTCACTCCTTTTCAAT TAAGTGTGGACCTCCCTGCAGCAGAGAGAGCATCATGGTGGCTTTCAAAGGCGTCTGGACTCAAGCCTTCTGGAAGGCGGTCACAGCAGAGTTCCTGGCCATGCTCATCTTTGTTCTGCTCAGCGTGGGATCCACCATTAACTGGGGTGGCTCAGAGAACCCCCTACCTGTGGACATGGTCCTCATCTCCCTCTGCTTTGGACTCAGCATTGCCACCATGGTTCAGTGCTTCGGCCACATCAGCGGTGGCCACATCAACCCAGCGGTGACAGTGGCCATGGTGTGCACACGAAAGATCAGCATCGCCAAGTCCGTCTTCTACATCACTGCGCAGTGCCTGGGGGCCATCATCGGAGCTGGGATCCTCTACCTGGTCACACCCCCCAGCGTGGTGGGAGGATTGGGAGTCACCACG gTTCATGGAAACCTCACTGCTGGCCATGGGCTCCTGGTGGAGCTAATAATCACTTTCCAGCTGGTATTCACCATTTTTGCCAGCTGTGATTCCAAACGGACTGATGTTACTGGTTCCGTTGCTTTAGCAATTGGGTTTTCCGTTGCAATTGGACATTTGTTTGCA ATCAATTATACCGGAGCCAGCATGAATCCAGCTCGATCCTTTGGCCCTGCAGTTAtcatgggaaactgggaaaaccACTGG ATATATTGGGTTGGACCAATCATAGGCGCTGTGCTGGCAGGTGCACTTTACGAGTATGTCTTCTGTCCTGACGTGGAGCTCAAACGTCGCCTAAAGGAAGCCTTCAGCAAAGCTGCACAGCAGACGAAAGGGAGCTACATGGAGGTGGAGGACAACCGGAGCCAAGTGGAGACAGAAGACTTGATCCTGAAGCCCGGGGTGGTGCATGTGATCGACATTGACCGTGGAGacgagaagaaggggaaggactCGTCTGGAGAGGTATTATCTTCTGTATGA
- the Aqp4 gene encoding aquaporin-4 isoform X14, whose amino-acid sequence MVAFKGVWTQAFWKAVTAEFLAMLIFVLLSVGSTINWGGSENPLPVDMVLISLCFGLSIATMVQCFGHISGGHINPAVTVAMVCTRKISIAKSVFYITAQCLGAIIGAGILYLVTPPSVVGGLGVTTINYTGASMNPARSFGPAVIMGNWENHWGVEKVQQRPAATDLIVFCSRSSLTVEFSKRQICLTEYSRIFMGFPCRINLNHKCMLNITA is encoded by the exons ATGGTGGCTTTCAAAGGCGTCTGGACTCAAGCCTTCTGGAAGGCGGTCACAGCAGAGTTCCTGGCCATGCTCATCTTTGTTCTGCTCAGCGTGGGATCCACCATTAACTGGGGTGGCTCAGAGAACCCCCTACCTGTGGACATGGTCCTCATCTCCCTCTGCTTTGGACTCAGCATTGCCACCATGGTTCAGTGCTTCGGCCACATCAGCGGTGGCCACATCAACCCAGCGGTGACAGTGGCCATGGTGTGCACACGAAAGATCAGCATCGCCAAGTCCGTCTTCTACATCACTGCGCAGTGCCTGGGGGCCATCATCGGAGCTGGGATCCTCTACCTGGTCACACCCCCCAGCGTGGTGGGAGGATTGGGAGTCACCACG ATCAATTATACCGGAGCCAGCATGAATCCAGCTCGATCCTTTGGCCCTGCAGTTAtcatgggaaactgggaaaaccACTGG GGAGTAGAGAAAGTCCAGCAGAGGCCTGCTGCAACAGATCTCATAGTGTTCTGTTCTAGGTCTTCACTAACAGTTGAGTTTTCGAAACGTCAGATATGTCTGACAGAGTACAGCCGAATATTTATGGGTTTCCCATGTAGAATAAATTTAAATCATAAATGTATGCTGAATATTACTGCTTAA
- the Aqp4 gene encoding aquaporin-4 isoform X9: MSRLQRVLEGGWPFPGPPLLGAVLPQQGLFPTHPAPFTSCSVPSSFFPIKPQKTAPVIAPCPSATWLQPWTAGEFRSDCPHSFSIKCGPPCSRESIMVAFKGVWTQAFWKAVTAEFLAMLIFVLLSVGSTINWGGSENPLPVDMVLISLCFGLSIATMVQCFGHISGGHINPAVTVAMVCTRKISIAKSVFYITAQCLGAIIGAGILYLVTPPSVVGGLGVTTVHGNLTAGHGLLVELIITFQLVFTIFASCDSKRTDVTGSVALAIGFSVAIGHLFAINYTGASMNPARSFGPAVIMGNWENHWVTTKLICPTFLRE, translated from the exons atgagcagGTTACAAAGGGTGCTGGAGGGAGGCTGGCCTTTTCCAGGACCGCCTCTCCTGGGTGCTGTGCTACCACAGCAGGGACTGTTTCCTACCCACCCAGCTCCCTTCACTTCCTGCTCGGtcccctcctctttttttcctATCAAACCCCAGAAGACAGCACCTGTGATAGCACCTTGCCCCTCTGCCACCTGGCTACAACCCTGGACAGCTGGTGAGTTCCGAAGTGACTGTCCTCACTCCTTTTCAAT TAAGTGTGGACCTCCCTGCAGCAGAGAGAGCATCATGGTGGCTTTCAAAGGCGTCTGGACTCAAGCCTTCTGGAAGGCGGTCACAGCAGAGTTCCTGGCCATGCTCATCTTTGTTCTGCTCAGCGTGGGATCCACCATTAACTGGGGTGGCTCAGAGAACCCCCTACCTGTGGACATGGTCCTCATCTCCCTCTGCTTTGGACTCAGCATTGCCACCATGGTTCAGTGCTTCGGCCACATCAGCGGTGGCCACATCAACCCAGCGGTGACAGTGGCCATGGTGTGCACACGAAAGATCAGCATCGCCAAGTCCGTCTTCTACATCACTGCGCAGTGCCTGGGGGCCATCATCGGAGCTGGGATCCTCTACCTGGTCACACCCCCCAGCGTGGTGGGAGGATTGGGAGTCACCACG gTTCATGGAAACCTCACTGCTGGCCATGGGCTCCTGGTGGAGCTAATAATCACTTTCCAGCTGGTATTCACCATTTTTGCCAGCTGTGATTCCAAACGGACTGATGTTACTGGTTCCGTTGCTTTAGCAATTGGGTTTTCCGTTGCAATTGGACATTTGTTTGCA ATCAATTATACCGGAGCCAGCATGAATCCAGCTCGATCCTTTGGCCCTGCAGTTAtcatgggaaactgggaaaaccACTGGGTAACTACTAAGTTGATATGCCCCACCTTTCTGAG GGAGTAG
- the Aqp4 gene encoding aquaporin-4 isoform X4, which translates to MSRLQRVLEGGWPFPGPPLLGAVLPQQGLFPTHPAPFTSCSVPSSFFPIKPQKTAPVIAPCPSATWLQPWTAGEFRSDCPHSFSIKCGPPCSRESIMVAFKGVWTQAFWKAVTAEFLAMLIFVLLSVGSTINWGGSENPLPVDMVLISLCFGLSIATMVQCFGHISGGHINPAVTVAMVCTRKISIAKSVFYITAQCLGAIIGAGILYLVTPPSVVGGLGVTTVHGNLTAGHGLLVELIITFQLVFTIFASCDSKRTDVTGSVALAIGFSVAIGHLFAINYTGASMNPARSFGPAVIMGNWENHWGVEKVQQRPAATDLIVFCSRSSLTVEFSKRQICLTEYSRIFMGFPCRINLNHKCMLNITA; encoded by the exons atgagcagGTTACAAAGGGTGCTGGAGGGAGGCTGGCCTTTTCCAGGACCGCCTCTCCTGGGTGCTGTGCTACCACAGCAGGGACTGTTTCCTACCCACCCAGCTCCCTTCACTTCCTGCTCGGtcccctcctctttttttcctATCAAACCCCAGAAGACAGCACCTGTGATAGCACCTTGCCCCTCTGCCACCTGGCTACAACCCTGGACAGCTGGTGAGTTCCGAAGTGACTGTCCTCACTCCTTTTCAAT TAAGTGTGGACCTCCCTGCAGCAGAGAGAGCATCATGGTGGCTTTCAAAGGCGTCTGGACTCAAGCCTTCTGGAAGGCGGTCACAGCAGAGTTCCTGGCCATGCTCATCTTTGTTCTGCTCAGCGTGGGATCCACCATTAACTGGGGTGGCTCAGAGAACCCCCTACCTGTGGACATGGTCCTCATCTCCCTCTGCTTTGGACTCAGCATTGCCACCATGGTTCAGTGCTTCGGCCACATCAGCGGTGGCCACATCAACCCAGCGGTGACAGTGGCCATGGTGTGCACACGAAAGATCAGCATCGCCAAGTCCGTCTTCTACATCACTGCGCAGTGCCTGGGGGCCATCATCGGAGCTGGGATCCTCTACCTGGTCACACCCCCCAGCGTGGTGGGAGGATTGGGAGTCACCACG gTTCATGGAAACCTCACTGCTGGCCATGGGCTCCTGGTGGAGCTAATAATCACTTTCCAGCTGGTATTCACCATTTTTGCCAGCTGTGATTCCAAACGGACTGATGTTACTGGTTCCGTTGCTTTAGCAATTGGGTTTTCCGTTGCAATTGGACATTTGTTTGCA ATCAATTATACCGGAGCCAGCATGAATCCAGCTCGATCCTTTGGCCCTGCAGTTAtcatgggaaactgggaaaaccACTGG GGAGTAGAGAAAGTCCAGCAGAGGCCTGCTGCAACAGATCTCATAGTGTTCTGTTCTAGGTCTTCACTAACAGTTGAGTTTTCGAAACGTCAGATATGTCTGACAGAGTACAGCCGAATATTTATGGGTTTCCCATGTAGAATAAATTTAAATCATAAATGTATGCTGAATATTACTGCTTAA
- the Aqp4 gene encoding aquaporin-4 isoform X13, with product MVAFKGVWTQAFWKAVTAEFLAMLIFVLLSVGSTINWGGSENPLPVDMVLISLCFGLSIATMVQCFGHISGGHINPAVTVAMVCTRKISIAKSVFYITAQCLGAIIGAGILYLVTPPSVVGGLGVTTVHGNLTAGHGLLVELIITFQLVFTIFASCDSKRTDVTGSVALAIGFSVAIGHLFAINYTGASMNPARSFGPAVIMGNWENHWGVEKVQQRPAATDLIVFCSRSSLTVEFSKRQICLTEYSRIFMGFPCRINLNHKCMLNITA from the exons ATGGTGGCTTTCAAAGGCGTCTGGACTCAAGCCTTCTGGAAGGCGGTCACAGCAGAGTTCCTGGCCATGCTCATCTTTGTTCTGCTCAGCGTGGGATCCACCATTAACTGGGGTGGCTCAGAGAACCCCCTACCTGTGGACATGGTCCTCATCTCCCTCTGCTTTGGACTCAGCATTGCCACCATGGTTCAGTGCTTCGGCCACATCAGCGGTGGCCACATCAACCCAGCGGTGACAGTGGCCATGGTGTGCACACGAAAGATCAGCATCGCCAAGTCCGTCTTCTACATCACTGCGCAGTGCCTGGGGGCCATCATCGGAGCTGGGATCCTCTACCTGGTCACACCCCCCAGCGTGGTGGGAGGATTGGGAGTCACCACG gTTCATGGAAACCTCACTGCTGGCCATGGGCTCCTGGTGGAGCTAATAATCACTTTCCAGCTGGTATTCACCATTTTTGCCAGCTGTGATTCCAAACGGACTGATGTTACTGGTTCCGTTGCTTTAGCAATTGGGTTTTCCGTTGCAATTGGACATTTGTTTGCA ATCAATTATACCGGAGCCAGCATGAATCCAGCTCGATCCTTTGGCCCTGCAGTTAtcatgggaaactgggaaaaccACTGG GGAGTAGAGAAAGTCCAGCAGAGGCCTGCTGCAACAGATCTCATAGTGTTCTGTTCTAGGTCTTCACTAACAGTTGAGTTTTCGAAACGTCAGATATGTCTGACAGAGTACAGCCGAATATTTATGGGTTTCCCATGTAGAATAAATTTAAATCATAAATGTATGCTGAATATTACTGCTTAA
- the Aqp4 gene encoding aquaporin-4 isoform X11, producing the protein MSRLQRVLEGGWPFPGPPLLGAVLPQQGLFPTHPAPFTSCSVPSSFFPIKPQKTAPVIAPCPSATWLQPWTAGEFRSDCPHSFSIKCGPPCSRESIMVAFKGVWTQAFWKAVTAEFLAMLIFVLLSVGSTINWGGSENPLPVDMVLISLCFGLSIATMVQCFGHISGGHINPAVTVAMVCTRKISIAKSVFYITAQCLGAIIGAGILYLVTPPSVVGGLGVTTINYTGASMNPARSFGPAVIMGNWENHWGVEKVQQRPAATDLIVFCSRSSLTVEFSKRQICLTEYSRIFMGFPCRINLNHKCMLNITA; encoded by the exons atgagcagGTTACAAAGGGTGCTGGAGGGAGGCTGGCCTTTTCCAGGACCGCCTCTCCTGGGTGCTGTGCTACCACAGCAGGGACTGTTTCCTACCCACCCAGCTCCCTTCACTTCCTGCTCGGtcccctcctctttttttcctATCAAACCCCAGAAGACAGCACCTGTGATAGCACCTTGCCCCTCTGCCACCTGGCTACAACCCTGGACAGCTGGTGAGTTCCGAAGTGACTGTCCTCACTCCTTTTCAAT TAAGTGTGGACCTCCCTGCAGCAGAGAGAGCATCATGGTGGCTTTCAAAGGCGTCTGGACTCAAGCCTTCTGGAAGGCGGTCACAGCAGAGTTCCTGGCCATGCTCATCTTTGTTCTGCTCAGCGTGGGATCCACCATTAACTGGGGTGGCTCAGAGAACCCCCTACCTGTGGACATGGTCCTCATCTCCCTCTGCTTTGGACTCAGCATTGCCACCATGGTTCAGTGCTTCGGCCACATCAGCGGTGGCCACATCAACCCAGCGGTGACAGTGGCCATGGTGTGCACACGAAAGATCAGCATCGCCAAGTCCGTCTTCTACATCACTGCGCAGTGCCTGGGGGCCATCATCGGAGCTGGGATCCTCTACCTGGTCACACCCCCCAGCGTGGTGGGAGGATTGGGAGTCACCACG ATCAATTATACCGGAGCCAGCATGAATCCAGCTCGATCCTTTGGCCCTGCAGTTAtcatgggaaactgggaaaaccACTGG GGAGTAGAGAAAGTCCAGCAGAGGCCTGCTGCAACAGATCTCATAGTGTTCTGTTCTAGGTCTTCACTAACAGTTGAGTTTTCGAAACGTCAGATATGTCTGACAGAGTACAGCCGAATATTTATGGGTTTCCCATGTAGAATAAATTTAAATCATAAATGTATGCTGAATATTACTGCTTAA
- the Aqp4 gene encoding aquaporin-4 isoform X12 produces the protein MVQNLSTPTLQKPNQTSARNLIPEHWSLGAGNESCTPAREGMSDGAAARRWGKCGPPCSRESIMVAFKGVWTQAFWKAVTAEFLAMLIFVLLSVGSTINWGGSENPLPVDMVLISLCFGLSIATMVQCFGHISGGHINPAVTVAMVCTRKISIAKSVFYITAQCLGAIIGAGILYLVTPPSVVGGLGVTTVHGNLTAGHGLLVELIITFQLVFTIFASCDSKRTDVTGSVALAIGFSVAIGHLFAINYTGASMNPARSFGPAVIMGNWENHWVTTKLICPTFLRE, from the exons ATGGTGCAGAATCTTTCCACCCCTACACTCCAAAAACCCAATCAGACAAGTGCCCGTAATCTGATTCCCGAGCACTGGAGCCTGGGGGCAGGCAATGAGAGCTGCACTCCGGCCAGGGAAGGCATGAGTGACGGAGCTGCAGCGAGGCGGTGGGG TAAGTGTGGACCTCCCTGCAGCAGAGAGAGCATCATGGTGGCTTTCAAAGGCGTCTGGACTCAAGCCTTCTGGAAGGCGGTCACAGCAGAGTTCCTGGCCATGCTCATCTTTGTTCTGCTCAGCGTGGGATCCACCATTAACTGGGGTGGCTCAGAGAACCCCCTACCTGTGGACATGGTCCTCATCTCCCTCTGCTTTGGACTCAGCATTGCCACCATGGTTCAGTGCTTCGGCCACATCAGCGGTGGCCACATCAACCCAGCGGTGACAGTGGCCATGGTGTGCACACGAAAGATCAGCATCGCCAAGTCCGTCTTCTACATCACTGCGCAGTGCCTGGGGGCCATCATCGGAGCTGGGATCCTCTACCTGGTCACACCCCCCAGCGTGGTGGGAGGATTGGGAGTCACCACG gTTCATGGAAACCTCACTGCTGGCCATGGGCTCCTGGTGGAGCTAATAATCACTTTCCAGCTGGTATTCACCATTTTTGCCAGCTGTGATTCCAAACGGACTGATGTTACTGGTTCCGTTGCTTTAGCAATTGGGTTTTCCGTTGCAATTGGACATTTGTTTGCA ATCAATTATACCGGAGCCAGCATGAATCCAGCTCGATCCTTTGGCCCTGCAGTTAtcatgggaaactgggaaaaccACTGGGTAACTACTAAGTTGATATGCCCCACCTTTCTGAG GGAGTAG
- the Aqp4 gene encoding aquaporin-4 isoform M23 (isoform M23 is encoded by transcript variant 2), translated as MVAFKGVWTQAFWKAVTAEFLAMLIFVLLSVGSTINWGGSENPLPVDMVLISLCFGLSIATMVQCFGHISGGHINPAVTVAMVCTRKISIAKSVFYITAQCLGAIIGAGILYLVTPPSVVGGLGVTTVHGNLTAGHGLLVELIITFQLVFTIFASCDSKRTDVTGSVALAIGFSVAIGHLFAINYTGASMNPARSFGPAVIMGNWENHWIYWVGPIIGAVLAGALYEYVFCPDVELKRRLKEAFSKAAQQTKGSYMEVEDNRSQVETEDLILKPGVVHVIDIDRGDEKKGKDSSGEVLSSV; from the exons ATGGTGGCTTTCAAAGGCGTCTGGACTCAAGCCTTCTGGAAGGCGGTCACAGCAGAGTTCCTGGCCATGCTCATCTTTGTTCTGCTCAGCGTGGGATCCACCATTAACTGGGGTGGCTCAGAGAACCCCCTACCTGTGGACATGGTCCTCATCTCCCTCTGCTTTGGACTCAGCATTGCCACCATGGTTCAGTGCTTCGGCCACATCAGCGGTGGCCACATCAACCCAGCGGTGACAGTGGCCATGGTGTGCACACGAAAGATCAGCATCGCCAAGTCCGTCTTCTACATCACTGCGCAGTGCCTGGGGGCCATCATCGGAGCTGGGATCCTCTACCTGGTCACACCCCCCAGCGTGGTGGGAGGATTGGGAGTCACCACG gTTCATGGAAACCTCACTGCTGGCCATGGGCTCCTGGTGGAGCTAATAATCACTTTCCAGCTGGTATTCACCATTTTTGCCAGCTGTGATTCCAAACGGACTGATGTTACTGGTTCCGTTGCTTTAGCAATTGGGTTTTCCGTTGCAATTGGACATTTGTTTGCA ATCAATTATACCGGAGCCAGCATGAATCCAGCTCGATCCTTTGGCCCTGCAGTTAtcatgggaaactgggaaaaccACTGG ATATATTGGGTTGGACCAATCATAGGCGCTGTGCTGGCAGGTGCACTTTACGAGTATGTCTTCTGTCCTGACGTGGAGCTCAAACGTCGCCTAAAGGAAGCCTTCAGCAAAGCTGCACAGCAGACGAAAGGGAGCTACATGGAGGTGGAGGACAACCGGAGCCAAGTGGAGACAGAAGACTTGATCCTGAAGCCCGGGGTGGTGCATGTGATCGACATTGACCGTGGAGacgagaagaaggggaaggactCGTCTGGAGAGGTATTATCTTCTGTATGA
- the Aqp4 gene encoding aquaporin-4 isoform X7 produces MVQNLSTPTLQKPNQTSARNLIPEHWSLGAGNESCTPAREGMSDGAAARRWGKCGPPCSRESIMVAFKGVWTQAFWKAVTAEFLAMLIFVLLSVGSTINWGGSENPLPVDMVLISLCFGLSIATMVQCFGHISGGHINPAVTVAMVCTRKISIAKSVFYITAQCLGAIIGAGILYLVTPPSVVGGLGVTTVHGNLTAGHGLLVELIITFQLVFTIFASCDSKRTDVTGSVALAIGFSVAIGHLFAINYTGASMNPARSFGPAVIMGNWENHWGVEKVQQRPAATDLIVFCSRSSLTVEFSKRQICLTEYSRIFMGFPCRINLNHKCMLNITA; encoded by the exons ATGGTGCAGAATCTTTCCACCCCTACACTCCAAAAACCCAATCAGACAAGTGCCCGTAATCTGATTCCCGAGCACTGGAGCCTGGGGGCAGGCAATGAGAGCTGCACTCCGGCCAGGGAAGGCATGAGTGACGGAGCTGCAGCGAGGCGGTGGGG TAAGTGTGGACCTCCCTGCAGCAGAGAGAGCATCATGGTGGCTTTCAAAGGCGTCTGGACTCAAGCCTTCTGGAAGGCGGTCACAGCAGAGTTCCTGGCCATGCTCATCTTTGTTCTGCTCAGCGTGGGATCCACCATTAACTGGGGTGGCTCAGAGAACCCCCTACCTGTGGACATGGTCCTCATCTCCCTCTGCTTTGGACTCAGCATTGCCACCATGGTTCAGTGCTTCGGCCACATCAGCGGTGGCCACATCAACCCAGCGGTGACAGTGGCCATGGTGTGCACACGAAAGATCAGCATCGCCAAGTCCGTCTTCTACATCACTGCGCAGTGCCTGGGGGCCATCATCGGAGCTGGGATCCTCTACCTGGTCACACCCCCCAGCGTGGTGGGAGGATTGGGAGTCACCACG gTTCATGGAAACCTCACTGCTGGCCATGGGCTCCTGGTGGAGCTAATAATCACTTTCCAGCTGGTATTCACCATTTTTGCCAGCTGTGATTCCAAACGGACTGATGTTACTGGTTCCGTTGCTTTAGCAATTGGGTTTTCCGTTGCAATTGGACATTTGTTTGCA ATCAATTATACCGGAGCCAGCATGAATCCAGCTCGATCCTTTGGCCCTGCAGTTAtcatgggaaactgggaaaaccACTGG GGAGTAGAGAAAGTCCAGCAGAGGCCTGCTGCAACAGATCTCATAGTGTTCTGTTCTAGGTCTTCACTAACAGTTGAGTTTTCGAAACGTCAGATATGTCTGACAGAGTACAGCCGAATATTTATGGGTTTCCCATGTAGAATAAATTTAAATCATAAATGTATGCTGAATATTACTGCTTAA